TTCAACACTTAGCTGTAACTACTGAACATCTTAGAACACCTTGCCGGAGTTCCTTCTGTACAAACTATCCAGCTGCTCTTGATTTCTCACTGGGTCCCAACTATACTATTAATTATGCATCTACTAACTCCTGGAACATCTTCCTGAGTTCCAACAACTGCATAGCACCAGCATCCCTCAGTCATCTCTTCAGCAGCAATTCTTTTCAGCATGGATCCAGTATCCGTCTCTATCTTAAAAGTCCAACTGTTCTTCAGTGACTGAGTAGCCTATTGAAAATTTTGCAACAAGCTCCACCCCTACTGGTAGGCAGAATTGAAGACAGAAACCAAAAGTGAAACTCTAGTACGGCGAACCTTTGGAACTGTCTGTTTCTTGATTGCTACAGTGTTCACCAGTAGCTGGTACCTAAAGGATATAATGCTCCTCTCCATTATTAACCTAACCTACAGTACGATGATTGCTTTGACACAAATGTTTCCCCAAATGTTCCACTTGGCACACTCCGTTTCCTCTAGCGATGTCACTTCTTCAGAAATCTGACATCGGATttaaaacgttaactcttttttttctctcaacagaaGCTGCTAGATCTTcgaatttctccagtattttctgtttttattccagcaTGCCTAGACTGCCCAGGAACACATAGATCAAGGTCGCACCCctgaaaacatttcagaaatttttctccctctttatccTTTAATCTAACATTATTCCAATTGATACTTGGGTAATTAAAACCCCAAATATCAGCACTCAACACTTGAACATCTCTGTGATTTATAGAATTCCCCAAATAGCATGATCTTGTCTAATTTCCTTTTCAACTGAAACCAAATGGACTctgttcttgatgaaggacttctcTTCCAATACTATAATGTATTGCCAAATAAATCCTGTCATAAACTCTCCATTCTCCTCTCTCTATTTCAAAATTTTGTACATTAAATGCAAAGGCGTCACCTTTGTAAGCCATATTTCCATTGCTACTATTTATGTTGACACTAAACGATTTGTGTTTGTAGCTCATCAACCTTATTCTCCAAACTTGTGTACTTATGTAGACTCATTGTAATCCTCTCTTAGTATTCCTGTCTTTCTTAGTCCATCCCTACCCAATATGCTACTATCTTCTTGAGTACTGTCCAACACTCTCTTTATGCACCTTTTTCATCTTTCCTACTTGCCCATTTGACACCCACCCCAAACCCTCAACATTGATCCAGCCCTCGAGGTATAATTTGTCCTTTTTGAGTAAATATCTTTTGTTCCAAAACTGGTCCCAATTTCTCAAGAATCTAAAGCCCTCCATCCTGCCTAAAGCTTCAAGTCACACACAATTTTGACTCTggttagcacgtggcactgggaataatccagggaTTCTGGGATTCACAGATAAGGCATATTGCATTCACTCTGATGAATGTAAATACACACATGTAcatatgcacgcacacacactaatGGACACACAAGTACACAAACACGCACAAGCATGTACAGAGTCATATGTACGCTAATACATAAACATACCAATACACACAtatgcatgcacatacacatgcttacacacacacattcattcgTATGTACATTCTTTCACACAGACATACAGTCATTCGTGTACACAAATGCATATGCATACACAAATATGTATACATATAAATAGAGGCATGTTCACGCATTTCTCAGAAGGCTGAACAAACTCCAATCATTCCCACATTTTTTGGCTGTTCTAGAACTAACCTGGAAGAATCTACCATCTTGACTCAGACATGAGTCTAACTTCCCCCGTGCATAGGATTGAAACTGGGAACTTGTATTCTGTTTAGTTTATTACCATAAACTACCCATTATCTCCTGATCTAACTCACCCATCAAGCAAAGGGAAAGCTTAAATAAATGTATTCAAAAGTAAACCAGACCTTTTTCATCATCAGAAGTTGCCGTGTTGTCTTGTCCTTCACTCGGAACCAGTTGCTCCCCAAATGTTGGACTACATGAAAGTCCACACAGGGCCAGTAGTAACTGATGTTTCCGTGTTTGGCTGGCCTCAGTGCCAGCCTGGCTCCATCTCGCTGACAGGAGGAAATACAAAGGTCAGATGTATAGAACAACCACCGGAACCCTCACATCTAACAGGGCCATCTCAGCTATATAGCAGCTTGAAGAAAAGAGAGAACCTCTACACTGAACTTCACAACCTCAATATGTACCAAAGCATTTCACAATCAGGAAACTACAATTTGAAGTATAGTCATTAGTCTAAAAATGTGTGGTTACTTGCTATGCAAACAACAGCATGATAATGATCAGATCATCCACTTTTGTGACGCTGTTTGAGGTTCAAGTGTTGGTCAGGACACTGGGATGAGCTCTCCTGGTCTTTCCTAGGACTGTACTCCACCTGAAAGGACAGATTAGTCCTCGTTTAACACCTTGTCTGAAAGATTGCACCTCCAATGCTGCAGCACTCCAATAGTACCAACACTGAAATTTACTGGCTCTAGGAGTGTCAGTCTGAACATACCCTGGCGGGAGCTCAAACCTATTGGTTCAGGAACCAGAGTGTTATCCAGTGAGTCAACAACGGTTACAGGGAGTGACCACGCTTTACTTCACACCCCTTGGGGTGGCACTTTGCTTCAGCTTATCCACCACTTGTGGAAACACTGGTCCCACCGCACACAAAGGTCATCATACTTAAATTTGACAGAGGCAACGCACAAGGAACAAGTTTAAATGACCAAGTTGTGAAGTAACGGTGATAGACATacagaaaatagaaacaggagtacaccattcagcccttttgagACTGCTCGCCATTCATTATCATCATGGCTAACCATTCAACACAATAGACTGTTTCTGCTTTTCCCCCATTTCTTTTAATCTCTTTAAGTTCAAGAGCTatacccaactctttcttgaaatcatacattgTTTTAGGCTCGGTTGCTTTCTGTAGTAGTGAATTTCACatgctcaccactttctgggtgaagaaatttctcctcatctcagtcccaaatggatTAACCCATATTCTTAAACGGTGACACTGGTTCTGGCTCTGGACTCGCCGCCATCTGGAACATACTTTGTGTATCTACTCTGTTTCGCCATGtgagaattttatacatttctatgagatTTCCCACTCCTTCCTCTGAACTTCAGCAAACATATTCCTCATgaattcaacctttcctcatatgttaaacccgCCATTCAGGGATCAGCCTGGTAAAACTTTGCTACACTCTCTCTACCgcaagcacatccttcctcagaaaacagAATCAAAAGTGCATccaatattctaggtgtgatcTCACAAAGGTTCTGTATAATTGCGGCAAGCATGGTTCTCAACAAGGAATCAGCCACTTACCATGGTAACAATTACCCTGTCCACAAGGTTCTCCCTCTCTTGATTTGACAGGACAAGTCCTGAATCCAACAAGTCAAAATACTGACCATTGTCCAAAAAGCCCTCAATGAATGTTTGTCTTAACTCATCCAGAACTTGAGTGGTGAGTTCCCTGCTAAGCCTGTGGGAGGCTATTGCAATGGAGTTCCTGATGAATGGGTTAgataaacagaaaggcagattgttCTTCCTCTTCGTGGTCTCTTCTTGCTGTGACGCCTTGTATTCTCTCAATAAGCTGGGTGTGTCAGGCCAGTCTAAATGGACCACGTCTGCTAACGATTGTGATATCGAGTCATTGCTGTTTTCTTGACAGGCCAAATCCCCAGAAAATGTAGATGGTAAATCCTGGGATTCACAAACTTCCTCTGTCCCTCCAACTGGCTTTTTATTTGGATCAGTGTACAGGTCGACTCCATCGCAGTCACCTGCTTCAAAATATAAATCCTCCTCGTTTTCTCCCACCAACCAACCTTCAAACTTGGGAGCTGAGGAGAAAATCCCAGCCCTCTCAGGCTCCTTGGTGAAGCTTTCATTCTGGTTTGACTCAGTCTCAGAGGTGGGCACTTGCACAAGTGCCCTGTCATCACTGTCCATGGTGTTGTCATGTCTGGCCCCAATTAACTGTCCTCCTGAACCTTGTACATTCCCAGCACTGAGACTGCCTTTTACCAGACCTGGGTTGGGACTTGTCCCTAAACTGAAGGGGATTGTGCTGGATGCTAAGCTCTTGACAAAGCCGGTGCCTCGACTAGGTATCTCTTCATATTGAGTCTTTGAAGAGTCATGGCCAGTGGGACTGTGAGGGATTTTGTAGTCACTCGATCGGATTGAGAGTATCGGAACAGCTTCTGTGTAAATGCAGGGTCTACATGAGAAAGTGTACTTGAATTTGCAGTCGGCCTGTGCCCCAGTCTCACTGATGGGATGGGTGGTCACACAGGGGTGACTCTGCAGCCCACCAGAGGGCACAAGCTGAGCCGTGAGATCTATGTCACTCTCGGTAGCAATCAGAGACTCAGTTTCTGTGGGGAGCTTAGTTTCTCCACTGCTGACAGAAATCACATCCCTGTTGGAAAAGTAGGCAGGTATTAGATTCACTGCATCAGTTATAtgggtgtaggtttgttcgctgagctgtaggtttgatatccagacgtttcgttacctggctaggtatcatcatcagtggcgacctccaagtgaagcgaagctgttgtctcctgctttctatttatatctttctcctgaatggggttcctgaggtttgtggtgatgtcatttcctgttcattttctgaggggttgatagatggcatctagatctatgtgtttgtttatggcgttgtggttggagtgccaagccactaggaattctctggcatgtctttgcttagcctgtcccagtcgaaatggtgttttttttcatccgtgtgtagggctacgagggagagggggtcgtgtctttttgtgactagctggtgttcgtgtatcctggtggctaactttcttcctgtttgtcctacgtaatgtttgggcagtccttgcatggaattttgtagatNNNNNNNNNNNNNNNNNNNNNNNNNNNNNNNNNNNNNNNNNNNNNNNNNNNNNNNNNNNNNNNNNNNNNNNNNNNNNNNNNNNNNNNNNNNNNNNNNNNNNNNNNNNNNNNNNNNNNNNNNNNNNNNNNNNNNNNNNNNNNNNNNNNNNNNNNNNNNNNNNNNNNNNNNNNNNNNNNNNNNNNNNNNNNNNNNNNNNNNNNNNNNNNNNNNNNNNNNNNNNNNNNNNNNNNNNNNNNNNNNNNNNNNNNNNNNNNNNNNNNNNNNNNNNNNNNNNNNNNNNNNNNNNNNNNNNNNNNNNNNNNNNNNNNNNNNNNNNNNNNNNNNNNNNNNNNNNNNNNNNNNNNNNNNNNNNNNNNNNNNNNNNNNNNNNNNNNNNNNNNNNNNNNNNNNNNNNNNNNNNNNNNNNNNNNNNNNNNNNNNNNNNNNNNNNNNNNNNNNNNNNNNNNNNNNNNNNNNNNNNNNNNNNNNNNNNNNNNNNNNNNNNNNNNNNNNNNNNNNNNNNNNNNNNNNNNNNNNNNNNNNNNNNNNNNNNNNNNNNNNNNNNNNNNNNNNNNNNNNNNNNNNNNNNNNNNNNNNNNNNNNNNNNNNNNNNNNNNNNNNNNNNNNNNNNNNNNNNNNNNNNNNNNNNNNNNNNNNNNNNNNNNNNNNNNNNNNNNNNNNNNNNNNNNNNNNNNNNNNNNNNNNNNNNNNNNNNNNNNNNNNNNNNNNNNNNNNNNNNNNNNNNNNNNNNNNNNNNNNNNNNNNNNNNNNNNNNNNNNNNNNNNNNNNNNNNNNNNNNNNNNNNNNNNNNNNNNNNNNNNNNNNNNNaaaacatgccagagaattcctagaggcttggcactccaaccacaacaccataaacaaacacatagatctagatgccatctatcaacccctcagaaaacgaacaggaaatgacatcactacaaaccccaggaacctgatccaggagaaagatataaatagaaagcaggaaacaacagctttgcttcacttggaggtcaccactgatgatgttacctagccaggtaatgaaacgtctggatatcaaacgtatagctcagcgaacaaatctacaccctaaacctcaacctgaactacaaaccttcacaaaccttgcaaNNNNNNNNNNNNNNNNNNNNNNNNNNNNNNNNNNNNNNNNNNNNNNNNNNNNNNNNNNNNNNNNNNNNNNNNNNNNNNNNNNNNNNNNNNNNNNNNNNNNNNNNNNNNNNNNNNNNNNNNNNNNNNNNNNNNNNNNNNNNNNNNNNNNNNNNNNNNNNNNNNNNNNNNNNNNNNNNNNNNNNNNNNNNNNNNNNNNNNNNNNNNNNNNNNNNNNNNNNNNNNNNNNNNNNNNNNNNNNNNNNNNNNNNNNNNNNNNNNNNNNNNNNNNNNNNNNNNNNNNNNNNNNNNNNNNNNNNNNNNNNNNNNNNNNNNNNNNNNNNNNNNNNNNNNNNNNNNNNNNNNNNNNNNNNNNNNNNNNNNNNNNNNNNNNNNNNNNNNNNNNNNNNNNNNNNNNNNNNNNNNNNNNNNNNNNNNNNNNNNNNNNNNNNNNNNNNNNNNNNNNNNNNNNNNNNNNNNNNNNNNNNNNNNNNNNNNNNNNNNNNNNNNNNNNNNNNNNNNNNCCCAcgcagatacaaggagaatgtgcaaactccccacagacagtcgcccgaggctggaaccgaacctgggaccctggtgctgtgaggcagcagtgctaaccactgagccactgtgccgccctaattggtctgggtgtgttactctttggaggttcgttATGGATTTTTGtaagggtggcacgatggctcagtggttagcactgctgcctcacagcaccagggtcccaggttcggttctaggaatcctgaagaagggcttatgcccgaaacgttgattctcctgttcccgggatgctgcctgacctgctgcgctgttccagcaacacattttcagccaagatTTTGTATAGGAAGCATAACTTCTGCGTTCTTATACTgcagtcctctagatataaagtCAAAACTATATTAgtcttcttgattattttctgcacctcttCATGGTATTTTAAAGATTTATGCGCCTGAACCCCGAAGTTTCTTTGGAcattcactgtatttaacttcatatcaTGTAGAAAGTACCCTGATTGATCcattttcagtccaaaatggataacctcacactcaCTTACATTGAAATCCATCTAACACAGTTTACTTCATTCACCAAGTTATGCTATCTACACTGTCTACAAAGctgcctttgtgtcatcagcaaatttggatatatgacattttatgccattatccaagtctaCTATGGGACTTGACCTAAAATGCTCTCTTTGTTtctatcatgatttggaggtgccggtgttggactgtggtatacgatgttaaaaatcacacaaaaacaggttatagtccaacagacctggcgttgtgtgatttttaactttgttcctatCAAACCTGCATCTAGCATCATCTTGACAACAATAAATACCATTGTTTCAAGTGTTGCCACCATCCTGAGAATTTGTCTATTAAAAATGTAGTAGCAACAGTTAAATTATTTCCATTAAGATATTTTGCACAATTGCCTTCCAACACCCTCGCCAGTCCAAGAAATGTCTGAATCTTATTAAGCTCTCTTCCCAATCTGCAAAGTGCCCTGTCTGTCTTGTACCACATGGTGGCAGTGCTGCTACATGTTTCAGTGCAACAGGACTCTAAAGATTCTCCAATCTGTGGGAGAGAtagaaaaagggagagaaagaggaagtaAGAATGCGAGAAAGTGTAAGGAGGTAAGGTAGCACAAGGGTTATGTTACTAGACTCGTAATTGCaatctccagcaagtttaaatcccaccacagtaaCTGGGAATTTgtattcagttaattaaataaagtCTTGAACTAAAAAGCTGGTCTCAGTAATGCTGATAATGAAACTATTGATTggcataaaaacccatctggttcattaatggccttaagggaaggaaatctatccttGCCCGGTACGGGGCCTTTTAACTGTCCCTCTAAAATGGCACTGTTTACATAAGGATGGACAATCAGTACTAGTCTTGCCAATTACACCtttatcctgtgaattaattttaaaaagtcaaagaaGATAGGGAGAATTACTCCATTTCTGCTATGTGTAGGATGGTATCATAGAAGGCGTCCAATGTGCATCCTATCCTGTACAAGCAGCTACCTCTATATGGAAATATGGTAAGGAACATTGTATAAGATTCCTCACACTGCTAGCCCATAGCCATGAACTACTGCAGTGCTGACTCTGAGCTAAGATGCCTGAAGGGAGGAATGTATGAGAGGATTGGCAAGTCTGCCCACAGGACTCTGGAACCTAACAAAAATACTCATTAGCCCTCTCTGCTCGGACTAGCTTGTATAAGTTAGATCAGGAAGCAGCAGCTAAATGGATTGCTCAGGATCCATACTAAGCTGTTGTGCTAATTGATAGAATTTGATGTTTGCACTTTTAAACCTATTCAGTTCTTGTATGCCTTCTGCTTTCATGATAATTTCTGTACCTGGTGTTTAGTTCATTGGTGTGGAAATTGGAGCAAGGGTTTTCAAGGTGAATAGATTGAGATGGAAAAAGCAAATGTGTCCTCTGACTTGTGGATGAGCTTCACCCGTGTATCCCCTCGTCACCAAGACTGTCTATATTCATCTTCATAACATTACCCATCACCTCCcttaggagatagtgaggtctgcaaatgctggagagtcagactcaataaagtgtggtactggaaaaagcacagcatgtcaggcagcatctgaggagcaggagagtcaatgtttcaggcataagccttcttcaggactggaagtAGGGTTACTgaaggactgaagaagggtcatgcccgaaatatcgactctcttgctcctcagatgctgcctgacctgctgtactttttccagcgccaccctttatCAACTCATCAGCTCCCTTACCTCAGCATATCCATACCGTAGTTAcctctagacttgactattccGGTGTTTCCTTGGTCAGTCTCCCAGTTTATATCTTCTGTTAACTACAACTCATCTAAATCTGCCACCTGTGTCTCAATTCACAACAACATCCATGCACCCACATTGTGTTTTTGCTGATCAATATTGGTTCCCAATTCAACAgcattgtcatgatttggagatgctggtgttggactggggtgtacaacaccaggttatagtccaacaggtttatttggaagcactagcttttggagtgctgctccttcttcaggtggctgTGCTccttgtgaaggagcagcgctccgaaagctaatgcttccagataaacctgttggactataacctggtgttgtgtgatttttaacttacaagAGTGTTGTGATATTCCAATTCCAGGTCTCATCGCTATTTCTGTAACTTATGAGCCTTCAGCCTCCTGTGCTTTTCAAACCCTGGCTTCTCACTCATCTCCAATTTCAATTGCCTTGATACAATAAGGTTGTTAAGCACTGGAATTCCCTCGCTAATTCTTTCCATTTATCTCCTTAGAGTTGGTTTCTTAAAGTCGGTCTCTTTGAGCTGGACTTGACAACTTTGTTTGCAAACTCAATTCTTAGGAGTGAGCTTAAAGTCACAAGTCAGAGGTGAGAGTCCTACCCACTGAGTTATGGCTGCCACTTTCAAACTAGTGGTTGAAGTCTGTATAAGAAATCTTATGTGTAAATTACTGGTCTTGGTTTGCAGCCTTCAGTCCACTGGATATGATCACACATTCCTCTATCTGTAAACTCTAGCTCCACACTGATAAATTGCTGGAAGGTGAGAGACGGCTTAAAGACTGATGAGATACCTGATTTTTGAATGACAATGTACCTTATAATTCCACAAAGCTTTCATTTTCTACTATCTTGTCACAAAGTGGAACCATCTCTCTCCCACTCACTGCCTTCAATATTCATCCTGTAATTAGCAGCACAGTGAGCCGCACCTCAGGGTCTGGCGCATATAACCTAATGCTAACTGTGTTTCGCCTACTGCTAATAATTTAACTCTCTGAACTCCTCAAAGGCTAAGAGTGTGGGAATTTACCCCTCTATCCAGGCAACTCTGGTCATCTCCAAATGTGGATTGAGTACCTCTGGTGCTTTCCCAAACTCCACCCAACAATAAGAGCAATATGCATTTTTATGATGCCGATAATATAGCAAAATGTGCCAAAGTGCTTCAAAGCAGAGTTATAAATCAAAATTTGAGATGAAAGCAAACATGGGGATATTTGGAAGGTAACAAAAGCTCGGTCAGAGACGTAGGTTCTAAAAAAGAATTGTAACTGAGGATGGAGACATGAATTGGTATTG
The sequence above is drawn from the Chiloscyllium plagiosum isolate BGI_BamShark_2017 chromosome 22, ASM401019v2, whole genome shotgun sequence genome and encodes:
- the LOC122561276 gene encoding uncharacterized protein LOC122561276 — its product is MDSDDRALVQVPTSETESNQNESFTKEPERAGIFSSAPKFEGWLVGENEEDLYFEAGDCDGVDLYTDPNKKPVGGTEEVCESQDLPSTFSGDLACQENSNDSISQSLADVVHLDWPDTPSLLREYKASQQEETTKRKNNLPFCLSNPFIRNSIAIASHRLSRELTTQVLDELRQTFIEGFLDNGQYFDLLDSGLVLSNQERENLVDRVIVTMRDGARLALRPAKHGNISYYWPCVDFHVVQHLGSNWFRVKDKTTRQLLMMKKVSVLSDWQKRLQNFLRLQPDATMLMPYAVMCDRTGSILYLTQDRPVIGFGRPREIALDHRKIFKRCVRFLTFCWHCGLHPGDFDSNVAYSRENIYFDPTSLTGLEDLYTFNKSLKAAYTLLFEIGCQDLSFDSFLDIIWQSGEEQHALSERHRLLPICPGVRQGPLDVQGFGD